The DNA window CGTGGGTTTTGTTTTGAGCATGGTTTGTACAGGTTTATTTTGTAGACCTGTTGTAGTGTTTTTGTGGACAGGCTGAGTGGTTATGTCGTGCAATGGCGGAGGAAGGGTGGGcttgtataaaataataaaaaaaaatcttgacgCAGCGGCAATTATTTCAAGGCGACTCTTTTCATGCGCATCaatatgaataaaatcaaaattaatttaatagattctttaagaaaataaaaaaaaaaaacacattgaatttCAGAATGAAACTAGTAGACTGTCCCATGCATGgtttattgtttaaaaactatataattattacaattaaaacaaatataattttgtactACATATATGTGATCTAAAAAACAGtttattattaatgatatttaaaaacacggactgataaaaaaacacaagatatctaaaattaaatacttCAGGACTTCACAGTTGTTTTAAGAAATTGAtagtataatatttatgtttctgTAAAGTATAGTTTGTGTtagaaactcaaaaaaaaaaaaaaaaaaaaaaacaaaggcgcAAGAGCTTTTCGTTTGACTGTAAAGGTCAATGGACGCACTTAAATCATCATAAGCACACACACACCCAATCACGTACGTTTTGTCTATTTCCTTCCCTCCATATTTCAATTTATCATTATCTATCTTACTATAAAACCCTAACAAAACCGATCTCACGCCACGCCCCTCTCTAAAACCCTCCCTTATAGTTTCCCCTCTCCCCAACCATTGTAACAGCCTCCTAAAATGGCTGCAGAATTCGAAGACGGTTCACCCGCCGAAAAGCTCTTCAACCAAGGTTACTCCTACACCTACGACGACGTTATTTTCCTCCCTCACTACATTGACTTCCCAACCGACGCCGTTAACCTCTCAACTAAACTTTCGCGCAACATCCCTCTCTCTATCCCATGTGTTTCCTCTCCCATGGACACTGTTACGGAGTCCTACATGGCGGCAGCCATGGCAGCGGTCGGTGGAATTGGGATTATTCACTCTAATGCAACACCGTCCGAGCAAGCTGATATGATCAGATCCGTTAAGTCACGCCGAGTGCCTATTTTGTCGAGTCCAGTTTTTAAGACGCCTGATTCACGGATTGTTAATGAGTTTGAAGGCGATGatgttccttttgtttttgttacccAATCaggtatttaaaagaaataataattaatcactCCTCTTCTGAATTCCCCCACCCCCTCTCTTTTTGTGTATAATAATCAgcgttaaggtttttttttggttgcatATTGTTCAGGGAATGAGAAGTCGAAGTTGCTGGGATATGTGGCGAAGTCTGATTGGTTGGGGTTGAAAGATACAGAAATTAAATTGGGAGAGATTATGCGCACGGATGCAAACGTGTCTGTGCCAAGTCATTATGATTTGGGCCAGATTAATGGGAAGTTAAAAGAGGAAGGACGTGATTTTGTGGTGCTGGAGAAGGAGGGAGGAGAGGTGGTGGATGTGGTGACGAAGGAGGAGGTTGAGAGGGTGAAGGGATATCCTAAGTTAGGGAAGGGAACGGTGGGCTCCGATGGGAGGTGGATGGTTGGGGCGGCAATTGGAACGAGGGGGTCGGATAAGGAGAGGTTGGAGCATTTGGTGAAGGCAGGTGTTGATGTTATTGTGTTGGATAGTTCACAAGGGAATTCTATTTATCAGATCGAGATGATCAAATACGTGAAGCAGACTTATCCTGAGTTGGATGTGATTGGCGGGAACGTGGTAACAATGAGTCAAGCACAGAATTTGATAAAGGCAGGTGTGGATGGGTTGAGAGTTGGTATGGGGTCTGGATCTATATGCACCACACAAGAGGTTTGTGCGGTTGGGCGAGGACAGGTAAAGGACCTTCTCTGATAATAGTATCTTGTTTTTACttagaaaaaattgttttttttttttggtaaattttcTGCTTTCTTATATTTTGGAACAATCATTTATAGGAAGTAAGAATATAAAAACCCCAAGAGAAAAGGGTTCAAGCATAAGCTAGCATATGAAAATGTGTAACAGAGTTCTGAACTTCAAAGTGAATTATGCCATTGTAAATAGTTGAGGTAGTTTGCACATTCTATCCCTAGCTCCATGCTTTAACTTGTTTTTCTTGTCCTGCTACTTTGCAGGCAACTGCTGTTTACAAGGTTTCATCCATTGCCTCACAAAGTGGCATTCCTGTCATTGCAGATGGTGGCATTTCATTCTCAGGTCATATTGTCAAAGCCCTGGTGCTGGGGGCATCTACTGTAATGATGGGAAGCT is part of the Populus alba chromosome 10, ASM523922v2, whole genome shotgun sequence genome and encodes:
- the LOC118043094 gene encoding inosine-5'-monophosphate dehydrogenase 2 encodes the protein MAAEFEDGSPAEKLFNQGYSYTYDDVIFLPHYIDFPTDAVNLSTKLSRNIPLSIPCVSSPMDTVTESYMAAAMAAVGGIGIIHSNATPSEQADMIRSVKSRRVPILSSPVFKTPDSRIVNEFEGDDVPFVFVTQSGNEKSKLLGYVAKSDWLGLKDTEIKLGEIMRTDANVSVPSHYDLGQINGKLKEEGRDFVVLEKEGGEVVDVVTKEEVERVKGYPKLGKGTVGSDGRWMVGAAIGTRGSDKERLEHLVKAGVDVIVLDSSQGNSIYQIEMIKYVKQTYPELDVIGGNVVTMSQAQNLIKAGVDGLRVGMGSGSICTTQEVCAVGRGQATAVYKVSSIASQSGIPVIADGGISFSGHIVKALVLGASTVMMGSFLAGSTEAPGAYELNEKGLRVKKYRGMGSLEAMTKGSDQRYLGDTAKLKIAQGVVGAVADKGSVLKHVPYTMQAVKQGFQDLGASSLRSAHDLLRSKTLRLEVRTAAAQVEGGVHGLASHEKKAF